The following proteins are encoded in a genomic region of Gemmatimonadota bacterium:
- a CDS encoding ABC transporter substrate-binding protein yields the protein MSRLLLNAPPRAASLPLGVAALLAALAACGEAPDDVIRIGVVGPTQLVYGQSMQAAALMFQDELNAQGGIGGRPVELVIRDDAADRERAIEVASEFVADPTVAAVVGHVTSGAMLAAAPVYQDSGLVSVSPSATSPDITRAGDWSFRVCPSDLEHGPALADWLLGRLGRSRPAVLYANDAYGRGVLGSFADSFEGGGGTIVSRDPFLTATTQDSTAVEPYIERAMARSADALVIAGFADEAASIIRAARRLGFGGPILGGEGLLGVEEAGAVTEGVYVSAPFLPDVTGAAAADWVAAFGERYGAPPDAFAALTYDALRLVAAAIADAGSDRAAIRDWLAEVGSSRPAFEGVTGTIAFDANGDVPDKGVTIGRIQRGQVRTVGGG from the coding sequence CGCGGCCCTCGCCGCGTGCGGCGAAGCGCCCGACGACGTGATCCGCATCGGCGTCGTCGGACCCACCCAGCTCGTGTACGGCCAGTCCATGCAGGCCGCCGCGCTCATGTTCCAGGACGAGCTGAACGCCCAGGGCGGCATCGGCGGGCGCCCGGTCGAGCTGGTCATCCGCGACGACGCAGCGGACCGCGAGCGCGCCATCGAGGTGGCGAGCGAGTTCGTGGCCGACCCGACGGTGGCCGCGGTGGTGGGGCACGTCACCTCCGGTGCGATGCTCGCCGCGGCGCCCGTCTACCAGGACTCCGGCCTGGTTTCGGTGTCGCCGTCGGCCACCAGCCCGGACATCACCCGCGCCGGTGACTGGAGCTTCCGCGTGTGCCCAAGCGACCTGGAGCACGGACCCGCGCTGGCGGACTGGCTGCTCGGGCGGCTCGGGCGCAGCCGGCCGGCGGTCCTGTACGCGAACGATGCCTACGGCCGCGGGGTGCTCGGCAGCTTCGCCGACTCCTTCGAGGGCGGCGGCGGGACGATCGTGTCCCGCGATCCGTTTCTCACGGCCACCACGCAGGACTCCACCGCTGTGGAGCCCTACATCGAGCGGGCGATGGCGCGCTCGGCGGACGCCCTCGTGATCGCCGGATTCGCGGACGAGGCGGCGTCGATCATCCGCGCCGCGCGCCGCCTGGGCTTCGGCGGCCCGATTCTGGGGGGTGAGGGGCTGCTGGGGGTGGAGGAGGCCGGCGCGGTGACCGAGGGCGTGTACGTCAGCGCGCCCTTCCTGCCCGACGTGACGGGCGCCGCGGCCGCCGACTGGGTGGCCGCGTTCGGGGAGCGCTACGGCGCGCCTCCCGACGCGTTCGCGGCGCTGACCTACGACGCGCTGCGGCTGGTGGCCGCGGCCATCGCCGACGCCGGGTCCGACCGCGCGGCCATCCGCGACTGGCTCGCGGAGGTCGGGTCGAGCCGGCCCGCGTTCGAGGGGGTCACCGGTACGATCGCGTTCGACGCCAACGGGGACGTACCGGACAAGGGCGTCACCATCGGGAGGATCCAGCGGGGCCAGGTGCGAACCGTGGGGGGAGGCTAG